DNA sequence from the Paenibacillus azoreducens genome:
TTGACAATGCCTATTTTACGCGTGATTTTTCGCTTTCGGCATTCGTTACAAATTCGAACATTTAGAAAGGGGGCCGGAGGATACAATTTTTTTCGGCAAATTAGGACTTTTATTCTAAAATAAAAGAAGGAATCATTGAATGAAAAAGAGAACAAAAATATATATATCCATTGCTGTAGCCATTTTTTTGGTTGCTGGAGGAGCTTATTTGTTTCGCAAGCAGCTTGCAGTGATGGCCTTTGATTTATTTCTTTCCAATCGGGTGGAGAGCTCGCTCCAAAAATCCTATCAACCATTGGAATCCAAAGACAACATGCCGATTAAACCGGCCGAACCGGTGGTTTATGAGAATAAGCCGTTTTCGGTCCTTTTGCTTGGCTCCGACCAACGGAAGAATGAACCGGCCCGTTCGGATACGCTGATTTATGCAGTTGTGCGTCCCAAAGATTCCAAGGTGCTGCTTGTTTCCATTCCGAGAGACACCTACACGGAGATCATAGGCAAAGGGAAGAAGGATAAGATTACGCATGCCTTCGCTTTTGGCGGGGAGCAGATGTCCAAGGATACCGTTGAAGCTTTCTTAGACCATAAAGTGGACTATTATGCTACGATTAATTTTCAAGGTCTGAAGGATGCAGTCAATGCGTTGGGCGGTGTCGAGCTGCCGATCCAAAAGGACATCGTCAATAAAGGGCGCGATCATGAAAAATTCACGGTCAAGGCGAATAAGCCGATTTACAATGGCGAGGAAGCGCTGAATTATGTGCGTTACCGGGAAGATAGCGACTTTAACCGTACGAAACGCCAGCAGGTGTTTTTGGATGCCGTTGCGAACCGGATGCTGCATCTGAATCAGATCTCCAAAATTCCGGATCTCCTGGATATTATGGGCGATAACTTCCAAACCGATATGCAGCCCCAGTTTATTATTGACTTGGCGAAGCAGATTTTAACCGGATCGGAAGCCCAAATTTCCAGCTATACGATCATGGGTGAAGGTATGCGTATCGGAGGCGTTTATTATGATAAGCCCATCGAAAAAGATGTGGATAAAGCAAAAGCGCTCATTGACAGCTGGAAAGATTCAAACACGCCATCCGATCAGTTGATGCAGCCGGGTGACGATCAGGACAAGAAAACGGTACAATAAGAAGGTTTTAGCACTTTTATAATTTGAAATCGGCAGCCACAAGTGCGGCTGCTGATTTTGTGTCCTCTTGAAACAAAGCCGCTATGAGGCCGTATGAAGAGGATGGAGAGGTTTTAGAAGGGTAGAGGAGGATGGATCCGACATGAACATAGCGTTTTTTCTGCTACCTAAACAGGAAGTCGTTACAGTTACGACAGACTCGACGCTGAGGCAGACGCTGGAGAAGATGGAGTTCCACAGGTACACGGCGGTGCCGATTCTAGGCAAAGAAGGCAAATATGCCGGAACGGTTACGGAAGGCGATCTGTTGTGGCATATGAAAAACTCGAACGGGAAAATAAATTTTGAGAACGCGTCCAAGTTTCTGCTGAAGGACGTGCCGCTCAAGATGAACAATAAACCGGTTTCCATTGATGCCAACATGGAGGATTTGATTAACTTGGCGAAGGTTCAAAACTTTGTCCCGGTTGTGGATGATATGAACCGTTTTATCGGCATCGTTCGCAGAAGCCAGATCATTGAATACTGTGAGAAGTTTGTTTTTAAAGAATCGATAAATTCGTTGTAAACTACATGTTCGTTCGTAAGCAGATCGTGATTACCTTGGAACGAAAAGGCATAGAATAGGAAAAGACCTGCTTTTGATTGGTTGATCTGCAGGTCTTTTTAGATATATCAGGGGTACAGGGGTCCCGGCAAAGTAATCGGAATCAGCTTCGAAGGCCACACGTCACTCCGTACTTTTGCTTCGCAAAAGCGCCCCTCTGTGAGAGGCGCCCTTACTTCTTTTCGATACTCTTTTGTGGGGTTAATTTGCCGATGCATGGGGAATCAAGGGCCCCGGGATGGTATTTCGATAGCGGCTTCTTTTTATGCTATAATGGAGAATAAAGCTTTTTTCAGGGAGTGTGAGCTTCAGAAATGCCAAAGGATTTGGATGTAGCCAAACGTGCCAAAGTCATCGAATGGCTGAAAACCGAAGTGGTTGACCACGTATCAAGGCTGTTTAAGGCATTATGGGAAGGCAGCACGGCCCGGGTGGGTGACAGTCTCGCTAGTTTGATCATGAGCTCGTACATATTGGCTCGCAGGCTTGGTATGTCGTACAGGGATCTGGATGATCTTTTGATCGATAAATTAAAGAAACACAAACAGGAAGGCCACCAGCTTGAGGAATGGTATCAGGATATTTCCGCGCTTGAAGAACATATGCGTAAGAGGTGAAGACATTGAAAATGCGCTGGACATCAGTGGTATGGAGCGTTGTGTATTTGCTGCTGCTGCTCTCCTTGCTAACTCCTTTATCGATCGTGACGGTCTTTTTTTTGATATTGCCCGCCACGATTCTTTTTGCAACTTTGAACGTAAGGAGCTTTCTGCTCCATGTCTTGCCGGTATGGCTTATCGCTTTTATCGTACATCCGGTTTATTTGCTCTTGGCGATGTATTTTATGGTTCCCTCGATCGTCATGGGCTGGTCCTACAAAAGAAAAAATTCAGCTCTTCGGACGTTATTGATCGGATCGGGTACGGTTTTGGCCGAAATGCTGGTTTTGCTATTGATCGGCACGCTGTTTTTACACTTCGATTTATCCGGCTATGTGCATGATATCGTCAAAATGACGATGTCTCCGCTGAAGGATGTGGGCGGTAATAATCCGTTGATCAGCGATATGGTCTGGACGCCGGAGAAAATGCAAATCGTCAGCGATATGACGATGCAGATGATTCCGTTTGCGATGATTATCAGTTCCTTCATGATGGGGGTTATCACGCATTCGCTGGCGCGTCCGATTATTGAAAGTACGGGTTACCATGTGCCGAAACTGAAACCGGCCCGGGAATGGATGCTGCCGAAATCCTTGATTTGGTATTATTTGATCGGGGTTGTGATTGAAGTATTCGCCCGCGGTTCCCACAACTCGTTTCTGATCATGATTGCCGCGAATCTGGTGCCGCTGCTCCATATCTGTTTCATGATTCAGGCCATCGGATTTTTCTACTTTCTGGCATATTCGAAAAAATGGCATCCGGCTATACCGCTAGTGATTGTGATTCCGATTTTACTGTTTCCGCCGATGAGGATTATCGGAATATTGGATCTGGCATTTCCGCTGCGTCAATATATGACTAAATCAAAACGTTAGGGTGGGAAGTCATGCCTAAATTTCTACAACAGCGCTGGCACGGCTATTATACCGTCTGGGCGTTTATGCTGATGCTGCTTTTGGTCATTATTGTGACTCGGTACAATTGGCCGCTCGGAATTATAAGCCTCTGCCTTGTTGGAGTGCTTTGCTATCTGTTGCTGAAGGCGGAAATGCGGTACCGGAAAAATCTGCTGGATTACATTAACGGTTTGTCCTTTCGCGTCAAAAGAGTTGAGGGGGAAGCCATCAGCGCCCTGCCGTTCGGGATCGTTCTCTACGGAGAGGATAAATCCGTCGAATGGAACAATCGCTACGTTTGCAAAATATTCGGACAAAAGTCGCTCGTCGGCGCTTCGCTGCAGGAGCTTTTTCCGTCGCTGACTCCGCATGTCAGCGAGAAAAAGGATGCGCACAAAGACGGGCATAAGCAAGTTCAGACGGAAATCAAAATCGGCGAATCTCATTTTCATCTGATGTTGAATACCGACGAACGGCTGATATACTTGTATGATATTACCGAGATGGCCGTTTTGCGTGAGAAATACGAAGCGGAGAAGCTGGCCCTCGGAATTATTATGATGGATAATCTCGATGAGGCGGCGCAAGGGATGGATGACCAGCAGCGCACCTCCCTGATTGCCAAGGTGACGACCGAAATTACGGAGTGGGCCAGACATTACGATGTCTACCTGCGGCGGTTGTCTTCGGACCGTTATTTGATGATGCTGAATTATCAATCGCTGCAGGAGCTGGAAAAAAGCAGATTTGTCATCCTGGATGAAGTTCGCGAGATGACCGCTGAGCTTAAGGTGCCGATGACGCTGAGCATTGGGCTTGGTTTCGGGCCTGAGAGCATCAGCGAGCTGGGCGAGTTGGCCCAATCATCCCTTGATATGGCGCTTGGCCGCGGGGGCGATCAGGCCGCAGTTAAAGCAGGGCAACGCCTGTCCTTCTATGGCGGAAAATCCAATGCCGTCGAGAAGCGGACGAGGGTGCGGGCGAGAGTAATTGCCCATGCTTTGCGCGATTTGATCCAGGAAAGCGACAAAGTATTTATTATGGGTCACCGGACGCCGGATATGGACGTGATTGGCGCGTCCATCGGCGTGCTGAAGGCTGCCCAGATCTACAATGTGGAGGCGTATATCGTTCTGCCTGGCACCAACCCGTCCATTGATCGCATGATGGCGCAGGTGAAAAAAGACGAGCGTCTGATTGAGCGGTTCATTACGCCGGAACAGGCGCTCGCCATGCTGAATCCGCACAGCCTGCTTGTGGTGGTGGACACGCATAAGGCCTCCATGACGATGGAGCCGAAGCTGGTGCAAAATGCAAGCCGGATTGTGGTGGTGGACCATCATCGCCGCGGCGAAGAGTTCATCAATGACGCTGTGCTTGTGTACATGGAGCCGTATGCATCTTCGGCATGTGAGCTGGTTACCGAGCTGCTGCAGTACATCCATGAGAAAATACAGCTTACTCCGATGGAAGCGACGATGCTGCTCGCCGGCATTACGGTGGATACGAAGCATTTTGCGCTCCATACCGGCTCACGGACATTTGAAGCGGCCGGATTTCTGCGGCGCAGCGGCGCGGATACGATTTTGATCCAGCGGATGCTGAAAGAGGATCTGCAGGAATATCTGGCAAAGTCAGAAATCATCAAGCATGCTAAAATGGTATTTGATCATATCGCTCTTGCCGTGACCGAGCCGGGGACCGTCATCCCGCAGCTGCTGATTGCCCAGGCAGCGGATACGCTGCTCAATATGACGGATGTGATCGCATCCTTCGTGATCAGCGAACGGCCGGACGGCCTGATTAGCATCAGCGCCCGTTCACTCGGCCGGATGAATGTGCAAGTCGTCATGGAAAGGCTTGGCGGCGGGGGACATTTGACGAATGCGGCCGTTCAAATCAAGTGCACGGTAGAAGAAGCCGAGAAGCGGCTGCTTGAAGTTCTTACGCAAATTGAGGAGAAAGAGGGGTTGTTCGAATGAAAGTCATTTTTCTGAAAGACGTAAAGGGTCAAGGTAAAAAAGGCCAGGTAAAAGAGGTCTCTGAAGGTTATGCAACGAATTTCCTGCTGCCGCGGGGTCTGGTCCGTCCGGCTACAGATGGGAATATGAAGACGCTGGAAAATCAAAATGCGGCGGAACAACGCCGTAAGGAGCAGGAAAAAGAAGAAGCGCAGCAGCTTGGCAAAAAGCTGGAAGAAATGACGGTTCAGCTGAAAGCCAAAGCCGGTGAAGGCGGACGGTTGTTCGGCGCCATTACCAGCAAGCAGATTGCGGAAGCCCTGGCCGAACACAATGTGAAAATCGACAAACGCAAAATCGAATTGGAAGAACCTATCCGCCACCTGGGCGTTACCCAGATAACGGTGAAGCTGCATCCGGAAGTAAAAGCAACGCTTAAGGTTCAGGTTACGGAGGAATAGGATGGGCGGAGAGCTCTTTTTCGATCGGATTCCCCCGCAGAATTTGGAAGCGGAGCAGGCGGTTTTAGGGGCCATTCTGCTGCAAAGCGAAGCGATGATTACCGCGATGGAGCGGGTGCAGCCGGAGGATTTCTATGACGCGTCGCATCAGCTGATCTATGAAGCGATGATCCAGCTCGGAGAAGAGAATCAGCCAGTCGATCTGGTTACCCTGACTTCACGGCTGCAGGATAAAGGCCAGCTGGAGGATGTGGGCGGAGTCAGCTATCTGGCGAAGCTGGCTCACGCCGTGCCTACCGCGGCCAATGTGGAATATTACGCCCAGATTATCGAAGAGAAGTCGATGCTGCGGCGTTTGATCCGCACAGCTACTCAAATCGTCAGCGAAGGTTACAGCGGCGGCGAAGATGTGGCCGGCATGCTCAGCGACGCGGAACGCCGGATTCTGGAGATCTCCAACCGGCGCACAGGCAGCGGCTTCATAGCCATCCGCGATGTGCTGATGGAAGTGTTCGATCGGGTGGAAGTGCTGCACCAGCAAAGCGGAAACACAACCGGTATACCAACGGGGTTTGTGGATCTGGACAAGATGACGAACGGTTTCCAGCGTTCGGACTTGATCATCGTGGCTGCACGGCCTTCCGTAGGTAAAACGGCGTTTGCCCTCAACATTGCGCAAAATGTCGCTGTTCGGGCCAATGAGACCGTAGCGATATTCAGTCTGGAGATGTCCGCACCGCAGCTCGTAAACCGTATGATTTGCGCTGAAGCG
Encoded proteins:
- a CDS encoding LCP family protein; this encodes MKKRTKIYISIAVAIFLVAGGAYLFRKQLAVMAFDLFLSNRVESSLQKSYQPLESKDNMPIKPAEPVVYENKPFSVLLLGSDQRKNEPARSDTLIYAVVRPKDSKVLLVSIPRDTYTEIIGKGKKDKITHAFAFGGEQMSKDTVEAFLDHKVDYYATINFQGLKDAVNALGGVELPIQKDIVNKGRDHEKFTVKANKPIYNGEEALNYVRYREDSDFNRTKRQQVFLDAVANRMLHLNQISKIPDLLDIMGDNFQTDMQPQFIIDLAKQILTGSEAQISSYTIMGEGMRIGGVYYDKPIEKDVDKAKALIDSWKDSNTPSDQLMQPGDDQDKKTVQ
- a CDS encoding CBS domain-containing protein → MNIAFFLLPKQEVVTVTTDSTLRQTLEKMEFHRYTAVPILGKEGKYAGTVTEGDLLWHMKNSNGKINFENASKFLLKDVPLKMNNKPVSIDANMEDLINLAKVQNFVPVVDDMNRFIGIVRRSQIIEYCEKFVFKESINSL
- a CDS encoding MazG-like family protein encodes the protein MPKDLDVAKRAKVIEWLKTEVVDHVSRLFKALWEGSTARVGDSLASLIMSSYILARRLGMSYRDLDDLLIDKLKKHKQEGHQLEEWYQDISALEEHMRKR
- a CDS encoding DUF2232 domain-containing protein, with product MRWTSVVWSVVYLLLLLSLLTPLSIVTVFFLILPATILFATLNVRSFLLHVLPVWLIAFIVHPVYLLLAMYFMVPSIVMGWSYKRKNSALRTLLIGSGTVLAEMLVLLLIGTLFLHFDLSGYVHDIVKMTMSPLKDVGGNNPLISDMVWTPEKMQIVSDMTMQMIPFAMIISSFMMGVITHSLARPIIESTGYHVPKLKPAREWMLPKSLIWYYLIGVVIEVFARGSHNSFLIMIAANLVPLLHICFMIQAIGFFYFLAYSKKWHPAIPLVIVIPILLFPPMRIIGILDLAFPLRQYMTKSKR
- a CDS encoding DHH family phosphoesterase, coding for MPKFLQQRWHGYYTVWAFMLMLLLVIIVTRYNWPLGIISLCLVGVLCYLLLKAEMRYRKNLLDYINGLSFRVKRVEGEAISALPFGIVLYGEDKSVEWNNRYVCKIFGQKSLVGASLQELFPSLTPHVSEKKDAHKDGHKQVQTEIKIGESHFHLMLNTDERLIYLYDITEMAVLREKYEAEKLALGIIMMDNLDEAAQGMDDQQRTSLIAKVTTEITEWARHYDVYLRRLSSDRYLMMLNYQSLQELEKSRFVILDEVREMTAELKVPMTLSIGLGFGPESISELGELAQSSLDMALGRGGDQAAVKAGQRLSFYGGKSNAVEKRTRVRARVIAHALRDLIQESDKVFIMGHRTPDMDVIGASIGVLKAAQIYNVEAYIVLPGTNPSIDRMMAQVKKDERLIERFITPEQALAMLNPHSLLVVVDTHKASMTMEPKLVQNASRIVVVDHHRRGEEFINDAVLVYMEPYASSACELVTELLQYIHEKIQLTPMEATMLLAGITVDTKHFALHTGSRTFEAAGFLRRSGADTILIQRMLKEDLQEYLAKSEIIKHAKMVFDHIALAVTEPGTVIPQLLIAQAADTLLNMTDVIASFVISERPDGLISISARSLGRMNVQVVMERLGGGGHLTNAAVQIKCTVEEAEKRLLEVLTQIEEKEGLFE
- the rplI gene encoding 50S ribosomal protein L9 yields the protein MKVIFLKDVKGQGKKGQVKEVSEGYATNFLLPRGLVRPATDGNMKTLENQNAAEQRRKEQEKEEAQQLGKKLEEMTVQLKAKAGEGGRLFGAITSKQIAEALAEHNVKIDKRKIELEEPIRHLGVTQITVKLHPEVKATLKVQVTEE
- the dnaB gene encoding replicative DNA helicase; protein product: MGGELFFDRIPPQNLEAEQAVLGAILLQSEAMITAMERVQPEDFYDASHQLIYEAMIQLGEENQPVDLVTLTSRLQDKGQLEDVGGVSYLAKLAHAVPTAANVEYYAQIIEEKSMLRRLIRTATQIVSEGYSGGEDVAGMLSDAERRILEISNRRTGSGFIAIRDVLMEVFDRVEVLHQQSGNTTGIPTGFVDLDKMTNGFQRSDLIIVAARPSVGKTAFALNIAQNVAVRANETVAIFSLEMSAPQLVNRMICAEANLDANLMRTGDFKTDEDWAKLTMGIASLAEAEIYIDDTPGITVADIRSKCRRLKKEKGLGMIVIDYLQLIQGRGKAGENRQQEVSEISRTLKQIARELMVPVIALSQLSRGVEQRQDKRPMMSDLRESGSIEQDADIVAFLYRDDYYNQETEKKNIIEIIIAKQRNGPVGTVELVFLKNFNKFVNYERTHSEPFAM